GGAACGCCATACAGCTCCTCGCTTAACGGCCAACTACTGTGCTGTTCGTGCCAGGCATCGCAGTAACGCGTGGTAAAATCTCTCAAGGCTTGTGCGGTCAATTCGTCCACTAATTTCTCTCTTCACTTAAACCAGATACACTTGTCGTTTAGTTTATCTGGTTTATGACGGTGAAACATGTCTTCTTATGCAAACCATCAGGCACTTGCGGGCCTGACTCTTGGAAAATCAACCGATTACCGGGATACCTATGACGCCAGCCTGCTACAAGGCGTTCCACGTAGTTTGAATCGCGATCCGCTGGGCCTGAAAGCAGATAATCTGCCTTTTCACGGTACGGATATCTGGACGCTATATGAACTCTCCTGGCTGAATGCGAAAGGTTTGCCGCAGGTTGCCGTGGGTCATGTTGAACTTGATTACACCAGCGTAAATCTCATTGAGTCGAAGAGTTTTAAACTCTATCTCAACAGCTTTAACCAGACACGCTTTAACAATTGGGAGGAAGTGCGCCAGACGCTGGAGCGCGACTTAAGCACTTGCGCCCAGGGTAACGTTAGCGTGGCGTTATATCGTCTTGATGAACTGGAAGGTCAGCCGGTGGGGCATTTCAATGGCACCTGCATTGATGACCAGGATATCGCTATCGATAACTATGAATTCACCACTGACTATCTTGAGAATGCCACCAGCGGCGAGAAAGTGGTGGAAGAAACACTCGTTAGCCACCTGCTGAAATCAAACTGCCTGATTACTCATCAACCAGACTGGGGATCTATCCAGATTCAGTATCGTGGACGCAAGATTGACAGGGAAAAACTGCTGCGTTATCTGGTTTCTTTCCGTCATCATAACGAGTTCCATGAACAGTGCGTAGAGCGCATTTTTAATGATCTGTTACGCTTCTGCCAGCCAGAGAAATTAAGCGTTTACGCACGTTATACCCGTCGTGGCGGTCTGGACATTAACCCATGGCGCAGTAACTGTGATTTTGTCCCATCGACAACCCGTCTGGCACGGCAATAAAATTTTTCTCAATTTTGCGTGCTGGATTCACGCATAAGGTTGTGAAAGGTCATCAGGCAGGGCTATTGTAATCAAAGGGAATGACGATAATCGTCCCATAAGGAGTTTTTCTTGATTACACATATTAGCCCGCTTGGCTCCATGGATATGTTGTCGCAGTTGGAAGTGGACATGCTTAAACGCACCGCCAGCAGCGACCTCTATCAACTATTTCGCAACTGTTCACTCGCTGTTCTGAACTCCGGTAGCCTCACCGATAACAGCAAAGAATTGCTGTCCCGTTTTGAGAATTTCGACATTAACGTGCTACGCCGTGAACGCGGCGTTAAGCTAGAACTGATCAATCCTCCGGAAGAAGCTTTTGTCGATGGGCGTATAATTCGCGCCTTGCAGGCCAACTTGTTCGCTGTCCTGCGCGACATTCTCTTCGTCTATGGGCAAATCCATAACACCGTTCGTTTTCCAAATCTGAATCTCGACAACTCTGTTCACATTACCAACCTGGTCTTTTCTATCTTGCGCAATGCTCGCGCGCTGCATGTAGGTGAAGCGCCCAATATGGTGGTGTGCTGGGGTGGTCACTCCATCAACGAAAACGAGTATTTGTATGCCCGTCGCGTTGGTAATCAGTTGGGGCTGCGTGAGTTAAATATTTGCACTGGCTGTGGTCCAGGCGCGATGGAAGCGCCGATGAAAGGCGCGGCGGTCGGACACGCCCAACAGCGTTACAAAGACAGCCGTTTTATTGGTATGACTGAACCATCGATTATCGCCGCTGAACCGCCTAACCCGCTGGTTAACGAACTGATCATTATGCCGGATATCGAAAAACGTCTGGAAGCGTTTGTCCGTATCGCCCACGGCATCATTATCTTCCCTGGCGGTGTGGGTACAGCGGAAGAGCTACTGTATTTGCTGGGAATTTTAATGAATCCGGCCAACAAAGATCAGGTCTTGCCATTGATCCTCACCGGCCCGAAAGAGAGTGCTGATTACTTCCGCGTACTGGACGAGTTTGTCGTGCATACGTTAGGAGAAAACGCGCGCCGCCATTATCGCATCATCATTGATGACGCTGCAGAAGTAGCCCGTCAGATGAAAAAAGCGATGCCGCAGGTGAAAGAAAACCGTCGCGATACGGGCGATGCCTACAGCTTTAACTGGTCAATGCGTATTGCGCCAGATTTGCAAATGCCGTTTGAGCCGTCTCACGAGAATATGGCGAATCTGAAACTTTATCCGGATCAGCCAGTTGAAGTGCTGGCCGCCGACCTGCGTCGTGCGTTTTCAGGCATTGTAGCCGGTAACGTAAAAGAAGTCGGCATTCGCGCCATTGAAGAGTTTGGACCATACAAAATCAACGGTGATAAAGAGATCATGCGCCGTATGGACGACCTGCTTCAGGGGTTTGTTGCCCAACATCGTATGAAGTTGCCAGGCTCTGCCTACATCCCTTGCTACGAAATCTGCACCTAATCCCCCTTTCCCCGGTAACGTTTGTTGCCGGGTTTTTCTCTTTTTTGGTCGCTCACTAATCAATCTATTTCATTTGTTAAATGAATGTTTCAGTACGTCATCATGTCATTAATATCACCACCTGCAATATGTCATACAATTTATGTTGCAGCGCAAACGTTTCCCTTAATTTGAAGACCGCATTTTATCTCCGCAAAAAAGAAAATCTTGCAATCATTAACTAAAAGTATTGATTTTTTCAGTTCAACCTACATATATTGCGCGCCCCGGAAGAGGCCAGATGTCGTTAATCTGCCAAATATTGCCCTTAAATTCTCTTTTACTTTTGATTTACAGAGTAAAGCGTTGGGATTATCTATCTTCCAAGTAGATTATTGTATTTGAGATCAAGATCACTGATAGATACATAACTTGTGTGTATCTTTCCGCCCTCAAATTATTACGGCGGAAAATGATTAAGCCATCGCCGATAGACAGATTTCATTTTTACGGCCAGGCACCTTCCCGGGCTGAACTGGCTAAAAGCTGAATTATTTGCATTCCTCCAGGAGAAATAGATGGAAACGACTCAAACCAGCACGATTGCGTCGAAAGACTCTCGCAGTGCCTGGCGCAAGACAGATACCATGTGGATGCTGGGCCTTTACGGCACGGCGATCGGCGCGGGCGTGCTGTTCCTGCCAATCAACGCCGGTGTTGGCGGTATGATCCCGCTGATCATCATGGCTATCCTTGCGTTCCCGATGACGTACTTTGCGCATCGTGGCCTGACTCGCTTCGTGCTGTCTGGCAAAAACCCAGGCGAAGACATCACCGAGGTAGTAGAAGAACATTTTGGTATTGGCGCAGGTAAACTGATTACCCTGCTTTACTTCTTCGCTATCTACCCGATTCTGCTGGTTTACAGCGTGGCAATCACCAACACGGTTGAAAGCTTCATGTCTCACCAGCTGGGTATGACGCCGCCGCCGCGTGCGATTCTGTCACTGATCCTGATCGTGGGTATGATGACCATCGTTCGCTTCGGTGAGCAGATGATCGTTAAGGCGATGAGTATTCTGGTATTCCCGTTTGTTGGCGTACTGATGCTGCTGGCTCTGTACCTGATCCCGCAGTGGAACGGCGCAGCACTGGAAACTCTGTCTCTGGACACTGCATCTGCAACCGGAAACGGTCTGTGGATGACCCTGTGGCTGGCAATTCCGGTTATGGTGTTCTCGTTCAACCACTCTCCGATCATCTCTTCTTTCGCCGTTGCGAAGCGTGAAGAGTACGGCGATATGGCAGAACAGAAATGCTCGAAGATCCTGGCATTCGCTCACATCATGATGGTGCTGACCGTAATGTTCTTCGTATTCAGCTGCGTACTGAGCCTGACTCCGGCAGACCTGGCTGCGGCTAAAGAGCAGAACATCTCGATTCTGTCTTACCTGGCTAACCATTTTAACGCGCCGATCATCGCGTGGATGGCTCCGATTATCGCGATTATCGCTATCACCAAATCCTTCCTGGGCCACTACCTGGGCGCACGTGAAGGCTTCAACGGTATGGTGATCAAATCACTGCGTGGTAAAGGTAAGTCTATCGAAATCAACAAGCTGAACCGTATCACTGCGCTGTTCATGCTGGTAACGACCTGGATTGTTGCCACCCTGAACCCGAGCATCCTGGGTATGATTGAAACCCTGGGCGGCCCAATCATCGCGATGATCCTGTTCCTGATGCCGATGTACGCCATTCAGAAAGTACCGGCAATGCGTAAATACAGCGGTCACATCAGCAACGTATTCGTTGTCGTGATGGGTCTGATTGCAATCTCCGCAATCTTCTACTCTCTGTTCAGCTAAGTCCTTTCGCGCCGCTTTCGGGCGGCGCTTCCTCCGTTTTAACGCGATGTATTTCCTATGATTAGCGTATTCGATATTTTCAAAATCGGCATTGGCCCTTCCAGTTCTCATACCGTTGGACCAATGAAAGCGGGTAAACAATTTACCGACGATCTGATTGCCCGTAACCTGCTTAAAGACGTGACCCGCGTGGTGGTTGACGTCTATGGTTCGCTCTCTCTGACCGGCAAAGGGCACCACACTGATATCGCCATTATTATGGGCCTGGCAGGGAATCTGCCGGATACCGTGGATATCGATTCTATCCCTGGTTTTATTCAGGATGTGAATACTCACGGTCGCCTGATGCTGGCAAACGGTCAGCACGAAGTCGAGTTTCCGGTTGATGAATGCATGAACTTCCATGCCGATAACCTTTCTCTGCATGAGAATGGCATGCGCATTACCGCGCTGGCGGGCGATAAAGTTGTTTACAGCCAGACGTATTACTCCATCGGCGGTGGCTTTATCGTTGATGAAGAGCATTTTGGCCAGCAGGATAGCGCACCGGTTGAAGTTCCATATCCGTACAGTTCTGCTGCCGATCTGCAAAAACATTGCCAGGAAACCGGGCTGTCACTCTCTGGTCTGATGATGAAAAACGAGCTGGCGCTGCACAGCAAAGAAGAGCTGGAACAGCACCTGGCGAACGTCTGGGAAGTGATGCGTGGCGGTATTGAACGCGGTATTGCCACCGAAGGCGTGCTGCCGGGCAAACTGCGCGTTCCACGCCGTGCGGCGGCACTGCGCCGGATGCTGGTCAGCCAGGATAAAACCACCACTGACCCGATGGCGGTTGTTGACTGGATCAACATGTTCGCACTGGCAGTGAACGAAGAGAACGCTGCGGGCGGTCGCGTGGTGACTGCGCCGACTAACGGTGCGTGCGGGATTATCCCGGCAGTGCTGGCGTACTACGACAAGTTTATCCGCGAAGTGAACGCTAACTCACTGGCTCGTTACCTGCTGGTAGCCAGCGCGATTGGTTCTCTTTATAAGATGAACGCGTCGATTTCTGGTGCCGAAGTGGGTTGCCAGGGTGAAGTTGGCGTGGCGTGCTCAATGGCGGCGGCGGGTCTGGCAGAACTGTTAGGCGCAAGCCCGGCGCAGGTGTGCATCGCGGCGGAAATCGCCATGGAGCACAACCTCGGTCTGACGTGTGACCCGGTCGCTGGGCAGGTTCAGGTACCGTGCATTGAGCGTAACGCCATTGCGGCAGTGAAAGCGGTGAACGCCGCGCGTATGGCACTGCGCCGTACCAGCGAACCGCGCGTCTGCCTCGATAAAGTTATCGAAACCATGTACGAAACAGGTAAAGACATGAACGCCAAATACCGCGAAACCTCTCGCGGCGGCCTGGCGATGAAGATCGTTGCCTGCGATTAATCTCTCTCCAGAGGCCTCGTTTTGCGAGGCCTCACATTGTTGAGAATGTGCCTGTTGTTTATGTCGGATGCGGCGTAAACACCTTATCAGACCTATAAAACAGCGCAAATTCAATAGATTGCAATTCTTTTGTAGGCATGAAAAGCGTAGCGCATCAGGCAATTTGGCGTTGTCATCAATATCAGACCTCGTTTTGCGAGCCCTCTTCCTGTTTTCTCATCCAGTCGTAGCCTGTTCCGGTGACCAATGTTACCCTTATCGCCTGATCTTTAAGGGGGAATATTGTGGCTGTTCATTTGCTTATCGTCGATGCACTGAATCTTATTCGTCGCATTCATGCCGTGCAGGGTTCACCCTGCGTCGAAACCTGCCAGCACGCCCTTGATCAACTTATTATGCACAGCCAGCCAACTCATGCAGTTGCCGTATTCGATGATGAAAACCGCAGTAGCGGCTGGCGTCATCAGCGCCTGCCTGATTACAAAGCGGGTCGCCCGCCAATGCCGGAAGAGTTGCACAACGAAATGCCCGCATTACGCGCAGCCTTTGAGCAACGCGGCGTCCCGTGCTGGTCAGCCAGCGGCAACGAAGCCGATGACTTAGCCGCCACGCTGGCGGTCAAAGTGACTCAAGCCGGGCATCAGGCAACCATCGTTTCGACAGATAAAGGCTACTGTCAGCTACTTTCACCTACATTACGTATTCGCGATTATTTCCAGAAACGCTGGCTGGATGCACCGTTTATCGATAAAGAATTTGGCGTTCAACCGCAGCAATTACCCGATTTCTGGGGGCTGGCGGGGATCAGCAGTTCAAAGGTGCCAGGCGTTGCGGGAATTGGGCCCAAAAGCGCCACGCAGTTGCTGGTCGAGTTTCAGAGTCTGGAAGGGATCTATGAGAATCTGGATGCGGTTGCCGAAAAGTGGCGCAAGAAATTAGAAGCCCATAAAGAGATGGCGTTTCTGTGCCGCGATATTGCCCGCTTACAGACTGATTTGCATATCGACGGCAATTTACAGCAATTGCGGTTGGTACGGTAACGGCGAGCTGGATGCAAACGATTATCAACACATTGAATTTAATGCACTTATATGCCGGATAAGACGCGGCTAGCGTCGCATCCGGCATCAACACATCAGCGCATTTACCAGGCGGTATGGTAAAGCTCTACAATATCCTCAAGCGTTGCTTCACGCGGGTTGCCACCGGTACAAACATCATCCAGTGCCGCCTGCGCCAGTGCCGGAATGTCTTCTTTGCGTACACCAACATCACGCAAATGTGGCGGAATACCGACATCACGGTTGAGAGCAAACACCGCTTCAATGGCGGCATTACGCGCCTCATCCAGGCTCATACCTTCCACTTTCACGCCCATAACGCGCGCGATATCGCGGTACTTCTCACCGGTAAAGTCAGCGTTATAGCGCATGACATGCGGTAACAGGATGGCGTTCGCAACACCGTGTGGAGTGTTATAAAACGCGCCCAGTGGATGCGCCATACCATGCACCAACCCTAACCCAACATTCGAGAAGCCCATACCCGCAACATACTGCCCGAGCGCCATTTCTTCTCCGGCATCCTTATCACCAGCAACCGATCCTCGCAGCGCCCCAGCAATGATTTCAATCGCTTTAATGTGCAGCGCATCGGTTAGCGCCCACGCGCCACGGGTAATATACCCCTCAATAGCATGAGTGAGCGCATCGACACCCGTCGCAGCTTTCAGTGCCGGTGGCATACCATCCATCATGTCAGCGTCAATAAACGCTACCTGCGGAATATCATGCGGATCAACGCAAACAAACTTACGACGTTTTTCTTCGTCAGTGATCACATAGTTAATGGTCACTTCTGCCGCAGTGCCTGCCGTGGTGGGGATCGCCAGAATTGGCACGCTGGGTTTGTTGGTCGGTGAAAGCCCTTCCAGGCTGCGCACATCGGCAAACTCAGGGTTATTGCTGATGATACCAATTGCTTTACAGGTATCCTGCGGGGAGCCACCGCCGATGGCGATTAGATAATCCGCGCCACTGTTCTCAAATACGCCAAGCCCTTCTTTTACTACACTGATTGTCGGATTCGGAACTACACCGTCGTAAATTGCCCACGCCAGTCCTGCGGCATCCATCTTATCGGTCACTTTCGCGACCACGCCGCATTGCACCAGCGTTTTATCAGTCACGATCAGCGCCTTGTTGTAACCACGGCGTTTTACCTCATCAGTAAGAGCACCAATCGCACCGCGCCCAAACCATGCTGTTTCGTTCAGAATCATTCTGTTAGCCATCGTCCTTCTCCTTGTTGCTTTACGAAATTACTCTTCAATCCGTAATCCATAGGTTTTGAATTTTTCCAGCACCACGGCAATCTCTTCATCGCTCAGTACCGGCACAGGGTCTGTAATCGCCAGAGTACTCAGATAAAGCTGTGCCAGCACCTCAACTTCTTGCGCCAGCCATAACGCTTTCTCCAGATTAACCTCACAAGCTATAAGCCCATGATGTTGTAACAGAATTGCTTTACGGTTTTTGAGAGCCAGCGCAACATGTTCGGAAAGTTCGCGAGTCCCAAAAGTCGCATAAGGCGCGCAAGGAATAGAGTTACCTCCAGCGGCCGCAATCATGTAATGGATAGCGGGGATAGGTCGGTTGAGTATGGAAACTGCCGTACAGTGGATGGCATGGTTATGGACAACCGCGCTGACATCCGGTCTGCTTTGATAGGCCGCCATATGGAAACGCCACTCACTGGACGGAATTTTGCCCTCTTCGTATTTGCCGTTGTCATCAACATAGACAATCATATTTTCCGTCATTCTTTCATAAGGAATACCGCTTGGCGTAATTAACATGCCATTTTCAAAACGCGTACTCACATTTCCAGCGGTACCCTGATTTAACCCGAGACGCGTCATTTCCAAACAGGTTTCAATTATTTCACGGGATAAACGTGTTCTTTCCATCTCTATTCTCCAGATACAGGTTCAGCTCGCCTTATTGCGTAAGACTGCACCGCAAATGAAGACGGGTCATGGGAGTAACCATTGAATATTTTTATCCAATGGCTGATTGTTGTTCCGCGATGATTATTTTTTTCTTCTACGTTTAATTAACTTCATTTCTACTTTAACCGTTTTTTTCACCGGTTTTTCTTCAAGGGCGCTTAACATCATTTCGAATGCTTTTTCAGCCCACGCATTTTCATCCTGCTGCATTGACCAGACATTATTAGCGAGAAATCCCAACATAGGGTGTTCATCGAAAGTACCTATATTGATTTCTGGCGGTACAGCGCCAAAGCGATCGCGAATCGCACGAACGGCTCCCTCAAGCACCGGTAAAGACGAGGCGATAAATGCCTGCGGACATCCCTGCTCTTCAATGAGTTTTTCCATAATGACATAGCCGCCTTCAGGAGTATTTACCGGGCCTTCCCTCACCCAATCGCGATGGGTAATCCCTTTTTTTGCCAACGCATTCAAATAACCTGTCAGACGATCGCTAATACTCGGCAAACCGGCATCTCCCAGCAAAAACCATACTGGTGCCTGCCCGGCCTCAAGAATATTTTGTGTCAGTTTTTCACCGCCAGAAATATTATTACTCTCTACCAATGCGTTATCGGTATATTTAAAATCACGATCGAGTAAAACCATTGGCTTACGAATTTTGCGTAAATGATGCTGCTGATTTTCCAGCGTCGAAGGAACAATAAAAAGACCATCTACATTTCGTGCAATAAATGCTTTCGTCAATTTATTTTCATAGTCAACGTCATCATAAGTACAACTGATCGTAAGTTGATATCCGGAACGTCGACAGCGTTGTTCGAGTTTTTCAGCCAGCGTAGCAAAAAAGACGTTGGATATGTTGGGAACAATCAACCCTAATGTATCAGTTTTGTTAAGTTTAAGACTGCGAGCGGAATGATTAATGATATAACCATAGCGTTCAACATATTCATTGATACGCGTTTGAGTTTTGACGCTGATTCGATATTGTTCCGCTTTTCCATTTAGCACCAGTCGCACGGTCGTAACCGATAACTTCAGGTCGCTGGCTATCTGCTCTACTGTTTTAGCCATAGGTTTTTCCCAGTTAACATCCAGACGTCAAATCACAATCATAAAAGTATTTTCAACTTTTGTCTTATTGCATCAGTTGGTTAACCGCCTGTTGTTGCTCCCAAAGCGTCAGGTAAACCTGGTATTTACGCTCTAAAAATTCACGGCGTTGTGGGTTTGCCAGAATAACCTCTCCGGCTTCAACCATTGCTTTGCACGCAGATGAAAAATCCCCCCATGCTCCGCTGGCAACAGCACCGCTAATTGCTGCGCCCAACGTAACGGCATCTTCTTCTTGCATAAGGTGGATATCGCAGCCTGTCACGTCGGCATATTCGCGTAGCCACAAGGGGTTGTGCGTTGCACCACCACATAACGTTAATCGGGTAATGCTATGCCCATTTTCCCTCAGAGTTTCAATAATATGTCTGGTGCCAAAGGCTATTGCCTGTAAAGTCGCAAGATAAAGTCGCGCGATCTGATTTTCACCACGCTCCAGCGTTAAGCCATAAACACTGCCTCTGGCATCGGGCCGCGCTCGTGGCGAGCGGTTGCCGTGATGATCGGCAAGCACATGTAAATTTCGTGTGGGTTCTGACTCGTTATCTTCCAGGGCGGCTACCCATTCATTAATCAGTTGAATCGCATGGCACCCGCGTTGTTGCGCCTTGTTAAAGAGATTTGCGCTTGCCCCGGACTCCTGAAGCGTCCACTCCACCAGCGCCCCTGCGGCGCTTTGCCCGCCTTCGGTTAGCCAGTAATTTGGCAACATGGCCGACCAGTATGGTCCCCAGACGCCAGGTGTAAATATCTCTTTTTCACTGCACAGCATATGGCAATTCGACGTTCCGCTTATCAATGCCAGCGTTCCTGATGGCTGCGCGCCAGCCAGCGCCACGCCACCGGCATGGGCATCAATCAAGCCACTGGCCACGATAATATCTGTCGTTAATCCTAATTCTTCAGCAGCTGTGGCAGTTAACGTTCCCACGGCAGCACCAGGCGGAAGAATTTCGGTGGGAATTTTTTCGAGCATGTCGGTCAGGTCTATCGATCCCAGTAAGCTATGGCTAAAACGTTGCTCATGAGCCAGATAATTCCATTTACACGTTAGCGTGCATAATCCCGCGACGTCTCGCCCTGTTGCTTTCCAGACCAGAAAATCCGCCAGATCGAAAAAGCGATGAGCTGCCTGCCAGGTTTGCGGTAGATGCGTCTTCAACCAACGTAACTTTGGTAGCTCCATCTCGACGCTCACTTCGCCGCCAACGTAGCGTAATGCGGGATCGTTCGTCGCGTTAATCTGCGCCGTCTCGACGGTTGCACGATGATCCATCCACATAATGATGTCGTGATTTGCAGATCCACTGGGTGAAACCGCTAAACCCTGGCCTTGTTCATCAAGAACAACCAGCGAGCAGGTAGCGTCAAAACCCAGCGAGCGAATTGCGGAAATGGGGATGCCTGCCAGAGCTGTCGCCTCTTTCACCGCTTTACAGACCTGTTGCCAGATCTCAGCCGAAGACTGCTCGACACGCTCGCCGCCAGGGCGAAACTGGGAGACGGGGGCAGTAGCGAATGCCAGCCTGCGGCCGCTGGCACTGTAAACACCTGCCCTGACACTGGCCGATCCGACATCGACACCGAGAAAATAACCGTTATGCATAAAGCCTCCCTGACGCTGGAGATAACGGGGATGAAAATTCATCCCCAATTTTTTATTTCTTACCGAATGGGTGCAGGAGTTTGTCGATTTCTGGCGTGTTAATGTTCTCGGCATTAACAAATTTCACGGGAATATCGATCTCTTTTTCAACGGCTTGCCCCGAGAGAGCCGCGTTCAAGGTTTTGATCCCCTGATAGCCAATCTGGTATGCATCCTGAACAACAAAGCCCTGAATGACGCCGTTCTTCAGGAAGTTAATAATCGCTTCCGTACTATCAAAACCAATGACCTTCACTTTACCTTTCAGATTCTGGCTATCAATGGCATTCGCGACCCCGAGCGTTGAACCTTCATTGGTGCCATAGATCCCAGCAAGATCGGGGTTGGCCTGAATCATATCGATAGTTTTATCCATCGCTTTTTGTGGGTCACCGTCGCTGTATTGAACAGGTAATACTTTGATGTCAGGGTATTTTTCTTTCATACGTTCCATGAAGCCTTCCGAGCGTTCAATAGCGGAAGAAGTTCCTGCAACGTGCGCGATAATCCCAACTTTCCCTTTATTATTTACCTGCGCGGCTAACGCATCAGCTGCCTGAGCCCCTGCTTTACGGTTATTGGTTGCGACAAAACTCACCGGAATGTCTGAATTGATGCCTGAATCAAAGGTCACTACTTTAATACCGCGTGAGTTTGCCGTTTCTACCAGTGGGGCGAGCGCATTCGCGTCGAGGGCTGCCAGAAGCAAGCCATTCGGTTTCTGCGCCATCGCATTTTCGACTAACTGAATTTGCTCGGCTATTTGCGTTTCATCAGCCGGGCCAACATAGCTGGTTTTATCCCCCAACTCTTTAGCCGCAGCTTCAGTTCCCATTTTTACGGTTTGCCAGAATTCATGTTGGAAACCTTTACTAACAACCGGAAGATTTAAATCCTTAGCCAGTGCGCTGGAACTTACGCAAGCCAGCAGAGATAACGCATAGACAAAATTCCTGGTTTTCATTGTTGTACTCCGTTCTGAGTGAATCACCCTTAACGTCAGGGCAGTTGTTTCCCGATAAAACAGGGAGCCTAAGTCAACGAATCTTTTTGCGTAATGTATCGAGGTAAACGGCAGCGACCACAACTACGCCCATCGCGACCATTTGCCAGAACTGGGAGACGCCCATTAAATTGAGGCCATTTTTCAGTACACTCATAATGAAAGCGCCAATGATGGTGCCGCCAATAGTGCCTATTCCGCCCATCAGGCTGGTTCCGCCAATCACTACCGCCGCAATCGCTTCCAGCTCATAACCCACACCTACCGTTGGCTGCCCGGAATTCAGACGAGATGCGAGGATGACGCCAGCAATCCCCGTTAATAAGCCACAGAAGGCATAAACGAAAATTTTCACGCGCTGAACTTTAATACCGGAAAGATGGGCGGCAACTTCATTACTACCGACGGCATAGACGTAGCGACCGATAACG
The DNA window shown above is from Escherichia sp. E4742 and carries:
- a CDS encoding LacI family DNA-binding transcriptional regulator; this translates as MAKTVEQIASDLKLSVTTVRLVLNGKAEQYRISVKTQTRINEYVERYGYIINHSARSLKLNKTDTLGLIVPNISNVFFATLAEKLEQRCRRSGYQLTISCTYDDVDYENKLTKAFIARNVDGLFIVPSTLENQQHHLRKIRKPMVLLDRDFKYTDNALVESNNISGGEKLTQNILEAGQAPVWFLLGDAGLPSISDRLTGYLNALAKKGITHRDWVREGPVNTPEGGYVIMEKLIEEQGCPQAFIASSLPVLEGAVRAIRDRFGAVPPEINIGTFDEHPMLGFLANNVWSMQQDENAWAEKAFEMMLSALEEKPVKKTVKVEMKLIKRRRKK
- a CDS encoding FGGY-family carbohydrate kinase is translated as MHNGYFLGVDVGSASVRAGVYSASGRRLAFATAPVSQFRPGGERVEQSSAEIWQQVCKAVKEATALAGIPISAIRSLGFDATCSLVVLDEQGQGLAVSPSGSANHDIIMWMDHRATVETAQINATNDPALRYVGGEVSVEMELPKLRWLKTHLPQTWQAAHRFFDLADFLVWKATGRDVAGLCTLTCKWNYLAHEQRFSHSLLGSIDLTDMLEKIPTEILPPGAAVGTLTATAAEELGLTTDIIVASGLIDAHAGGVALAGAQPSGTLALISGTSNCHMLCSEKEIFTPGVWGPYWSAMLPNYWLTEGGQSAAGALVEWTLQESGASANLFNKAQQRGCHAIQLINEWVAALEDNESEPTRNLHVLADHHGNRSPRARPDARGSVYGLTLERGENQIARLYLATLQAIAFGTRHIIETLRENGHSITRLTLCGGATHNPLWLREYADVTGCDIHLMQEEDAVTLGAAISGAVASGAWGDFSSACKAMVEAGEVILANPQRREFLERKYQVYLTLWEQQQAVNQLMQ
- a CDS encoding ABC transporter substrate-binding protein; the protein is MKTRNFVYALSLLACVSSSALAKDLNLPVVSKGFQHEFWQTVKMGTEAAAKELGDKTSYVGPADETQIAEQIQLVENAMAQKPNGLLLAALDANALAPLVETANSRGIKVVTFDSGINSDIPVSFVATNNRKAGAQAADALAAQVNNKGKVGIIAHVAGTSSAIERSEGFMERMKEKYPDIKVLPVQYSDGDPQKAMDKTIDMIQANPDLAGIYGTNEGSTLGVANAIDSQNLKGKVKVIGFDSTEAIINFLKNGVIQGFVVQDAYQIGYQGIKTLNAALSGQAVEKEIDIPVKFVNAENINTPEIDKLLHPFGKK